TGAGTGAAGGTTGAGATGTCTATTGGGAAACTTCGATTGGGGAAGACGACTCCGAACattgttgagtttttggtttttttgaaaggttttgatttttttttaatgtgagTGAAGTTTTAGTTTATGTTGGTGATGGAGTGATGGAGTGATGTAGATGATTGAAAGAGAGAGGGTGAAGAATTTGAAGATGGTTCTAGAAGATTTGAGAAAGAGCTATGTACTCCGCAcgaagacttttttttgtgtgaccGCGGAAAAGATTAacgttattttattttttggaaatttcatttttctaccTAAAATCATGTACAATAGAGGTGTtcaataaataagaaattcaACAGTTGAACCATTACAATAAAGatgttgaaaaagaaaaaaaaacttatgtgGATTTACTTctgttaaatattttcaacatgttgaaaccaaaaatatgGGATCATAAATGACACATATTCATTTCTGATTggatattaaaatttttaatctcACCCTAACTATTTAACATCAAGTAtactaaaatttttatttatatatatttttatatcaaaattcatcatattttttttctctataaatagttttgtatttattaaacaaactattggaaatgttaaaaattaaataaatattaaattagtaGGTGGTCGAGAAATTTATGACATGgagtatgaaaaaaaataaaaaaaagtgttgaaaaaccaaaccaatgtATATAGTCTAAGGGATGATTGGTACACCATCTATTCACgtatgaaaaatatgattcCATTACTCTCTGCTATTTGAGATATTCATCAAGTTtgatttacatatttttacgTTTGCAAAAAGTATATACTTAAAACTAGTTTTCAgcattttatttcataaaaactTTAACTAATTCAATTCGCTCCGTCATTATTTCAGTTACTCCATAGTTCCGTTATTTATTTGACGTATTAATGAGGTCTTTcgttaaccaaaacaaaattataattttcctGTCTTATTCCATTAGACCATTACGCGTTTGGCATAAAGAGGCAAACTCACGTAAACCAATgttgacttttcttttttcgtttgttcttttttcttctctaacttTGTTCGTAAtaagttcaaaattttgtttactttgcAATTGCAAAGAAACTTCTCATTACATTCCTTCACCATAAGCTTTGCCACTCCTCTATAAAAGGTTCCGTAAAATGCTTAAACAGACACATCTCTTTGAATCTGTATTTTGAAACCACTCATGGCTGcatctacttcttcttcttcttcatcatcatcttcttctttatcttctccttcacctTGCACATGGAGATACATGACTTTCACGAGCTTCCATGGACCAGATGTCCGCAACACATTTCTTAGTCATTTGAGGAAACAGTTTAACACCAATGGAATTACGATGTTTGATGATCAAAGGATGGAGAGAAGCCAAACCCTTGCCCCTACTCTCACGCAGGCGATTAGAGAATCGAAGATCTACATCGTCTTGCTCTCGAAGAACTATGCTTCATCGAGCTGGTGTCTTGATGAGCTATTGGAGATTTTAAactgcaaagaaaaaagaggacAGAGAGTGATGACAATCTTCTACGGCGTAAATCCATCTGATGTGCGGAAACAAACCGGAGAATTTGGAATCGCTTTCAACGAAACTTGTGCTCgtaaaacagaggaggagagGAGAAAATGGAGCCACGCTTTGACCTGTGTGGGCAACATAACCGGAGTACACGTCCAAGACAGGTTtgtattttcattaaattacATTTTGTCTTGCTTCTGATAGAATAGAACTGAAATCATTAAggggtttttttttgaacgAGTATTAGAATTTGTGATTGAATGAATGATGGATATTAGAGATAGATGTAGGGGTGGGTGGacaatttttggtttgatttcggttcgttttaggttttttttttttttataataaaaattgaaaccataTAGAAACAGTATGTAATTCAGTTTGGTTATAGTTTAGTTTTCACGTTTTTcggttttataaaaattgaaaccataTGCATTTCTATTCTgttcggttttggtttggtttcccACTTTTGCAAGTAATTATAtgcttttatataaaaatatataagtttgatgcgcataaataaaagttaacgaagaataaaaataataaatcaataatCTTCTATATATTACAAGAGGGTTTTTGGTGATTATGTGTCATGCCCACAATTACTCtcatctatatttttttttttactatccATCTTgccaaatatttttaattctatatACTACTTATTCTTATGAAttatatttaccaaaaaattaaatatctcGAATTtacaaattagaaaacttatatatttttttatatattaaatgcattgtgtttttttttttcaattgaagaaaataaacaatataaacatataGTTTAGGCATTTTAACACCGACAAAttctttcatatattataaatatttaaattaaaactgCAAATTTTTAAGTCTAAATTTATATGAATGACGTAaatactattttgtttttataatataaatcattaaaatattcaaaatttaatttgtaagtTTATTATAGACTAAACAGTCGCGTTATTGCATGATATTTTTACATAgcattattttaatttaaaatattttagcgTATTTACAGAATTTAGTTTTGACATATCGGgattcaatataaaaacttgACGTACATGGGACATGGCACAGATTCTTACCTAGTTTTAGATTACTAATAAGTCAATAATTATAAGTCCAATAGAATTTTGTAATGATACTATTATTAATCACTGTCTTTTAGGGACGATGAGGCAAACATGATCGAGAAAATTGCAACTGATGTCTCAGAAAAACTGAATGCTACAGAGTCAAAggattttgatgaaatggtGGGAATTAAAGCTCATTTGACGAAAATTGAGTCTTTGCTATCTTTAGATTATGATAAAGTTAAGATCGTTGGGATCTCCGGTCCTGCAGGCATTGGTAAGAGTACCATTGCCAGAGCCTTACATAACCTACTCTCTAGCAGTTTTCATCTTAGTTGTTTTATGGAAAACCTTATTAGCCAAAGCAACCCCCATAGTTCTCTAGAGTATAGTTCGAAATTGAGTTTACAAGAGCAACTTCTCTCACAAGTTTTGAACGAAAAGGACATTAGGATACGCCATTTAGGTGCGATACAAGAAAGGCTACACGACCAGAGGGTTCTTATCATTCTTGATGACGTGACGAGTCTAGAGCAACTAGAGGTTTTGGCTAATATCAAGTGGTATGGTCCTGGAAGTAGGATCATAGTAATCactaaaaagaaagatattttggTGCAACATGGTATCTGTGATATATACCATGTGGGTTTTCCAACAGATGCAGATGCTCTAAAGATCTTTTGTCTATCTGCTTATAGACAAACCTCTCCACCTGATGGATCTATGAAAATTCATGAGTGtgaaatgtttataaaaatttgtggCAATCTTCCATTGCATCTACATGTTTTGGGGTCGGCGCTTCGGGGAAGGAGTTATGGCAGAGTGCAGAGTTTGTGTAATCTAGTGTCTCTGGCTGATTTTGTATAAAGCAAGACTCTATTTTATGTACTACTTATTGCAATGCTctctttttgataattttttcataCACCCTTCTATATTCTTTTCGTTGTTTGTAGtgttgtaatttgtaaactttctTTATTATGAACATAAACATCTATGTAAAAAGACTACAATTTAGAACTTGTCTATTATGAATAAATTGTGTTTAGTGgacgttttttgttttgtttcagaaa
This sequence is a window from Arabidopsis thaliana chromosome 1 sequence. Protein-coding genes within it:
- a CDS encoding Disease resistance protein (TIR-NBS class) (Disease resistance protein (TIR-NBS class); FUNCTIONS IN: transmembrane receptor activity, nucleoside-triphosphatase activity, nucleotide binding, ATP binding; INVOLVED IN: signal transduction, defense response, apoptosis, innate immune response; LOCATED IN: intrinsic to membrane, chloroplast; EXPRESSED IN: 22 plant structures; EXPRESSED DURING: 10 growth stages; CONTAINS InterPro DOMAIN/s: ATPase, AAA+ type, core (InterPro:IPR003593), NB-ARC (InterPro:IPR002182), Disease resistance protein (InterPro:IPR000767), Toll-Interleukin receptor (InterPro:IPR000157); BEST Arabidopsis thaliana protein match is: Disease resistance protein (TIR-NBS-LRR class) family (TAIR:AT1G56540.1); Has 7229 Blast hits to 7084 proteins in 242 species: Archae - 0; Bacteria - 86; Metazoa - 1; Fungi - 7; Plants - 7129; Viruses - 0; Other Eukaryotes - 6 (source: NCBI BLink).), with product MAASTSSSSSSSSSSLSSPSPCTWRYMTFTSFHGPDVRNTFLSHLRKQFNTNGITMFDDQRMERSQTLAPTLTQAIRESKIYIVLLSKNYASSSWCLDELLEILNCKEKRGQRVMTIFYGVNPSDVRKQTGEFGIAFNETCARKTEEERRKWSHALTCVGNITGVHVQDRDDEANMIEKIATDVSEKLNATESKDFDEMVGIKAHLTKIESLLSLDYDKVKIVGISGPAGIGKSTIARALHNLLSSSFHLSCFMENLISQSNPHSSLEYSSKLSLQEQLLSQVLNEKDIRIRHLGAIQERLHDQRVLIILDDVTSLEQLEVLANIKWYGPGSRIIVITKKKDILVQHGICDIYHVGFPTDADALKIFCLSAYRQTSPPDGSMKIHECEMFIKICGNLPLHLHVLGSALRGRSYGRVQSLCNLVSLADFV